Proteins from a genomic interval of Anomalospiza imberbis isolate Cuckoo-Finch-1a 21T00152 chromosome 18, ASM3175350v1, whole genome shotgun sequence:
- the TBX3 gene encoding T-box transcription factor TBX3 isoform X1 — MNLPMRDPVIPGTSMAYHPFLPHRAPDFAMSAVLGHQPPFFPALALPPNGAAALSLPGALAKPIMDQLVGAAETGIPFSSLGHQAAAHLRPLKTLEPEEEVEDDPKVHLEAKELWEQFHKRGTEMVITKSGRRMFPPFKVRCTGLDKKAKYILLMDIVAADDCRYKFHNSRWMVAGKADPEMPKRMYIHPDSPATGEQWMSKVVTFHKLKLTNNISDKHGFTILNSMHKYQPRFHIVRANDILKLPYSTFRTYVFPETEFIAVTAYQNDKITQLKIDNNPFAKGFRDTGNGRREKRKQLTLQSMRVYDERQKKENPTSDESSNEQTAFKCFAQSSCPAVPAVGTSSLKDLCPSEGDSDADSKDDPLLEGNESGKISTTTAATPAPASSAATAGDDPRDKGGSPSKSHFFPGDSAGSRSRERTEKAPPDSRHSPATISSSTRGGSLSGEELKSPVRDGPKVDENRLLGKEPFTPLTVQTDSTAHLSQGHLQNLGFPPALAGQQFFNPLGNGHPLLLHPGQFAMGGAFSGMAAGMGPLLATVSGASAGVSGLDNTVMATAAAQGLSGASAAALPFHLQQHVLASQGLAMSPFGSLFPYPYTYMAAAAAASSAASSSVHRHPFLSAVRPRLRYSPYPLPVPLSDGSSLLTTALPGLAAGSGEGKAGGLSASPGSVPLDSASDLTSRSSTLSSGSVSLSPKLGADKEAATSELQNIQRLVSGLDPKQDRSRSGSP, encoded by the exons ATGAATTTACCGATGAGAGATCCAGTAATCCCTGGGACAAGCATGGCTTATCATCCCTTTTTACCGCACCGGGCACCGGACTTTGCCATGAGCGCTGTGTTGGGACATCAGCCTCCCTTCTTCCCGGCTCTGGCTTTGCCTCCCAACGGGGCGGCCGCCCTCTCCCTTCCCGGGGCTCTGGCTAAACCCATCATGGATCAGTTAGTGGGGGCTGCAGAGACTGGcattcccttttcttccctggGTCACCAGGCAGCAGCCCATCTGAGGCCTTTAAAAACTCTGGAGCCAGAAGAAGAGGTAGAAGACGATCCGAAAGTGCATCTGGAAGCTAAAGAGCTTTGGGAGCAATTCCATAAAAGAGGCACAGAGATGGTGATTACCAAATCGGGAAG GAGAATGTTTCCTCCATTTAAAGTGAGATGCACTGGACTGGATAAAAAGGCCAAGTACATTTTATTGATGGATATTGTGGCGGCTGATGATTGTAGGTACAAATTCCATAATTCCCGGTGGATGGTAGCCGGCAAGGCTGACCCTGAAATGCCAAAGAGAATGTACATCCACCCGGACAGCCCGGCCACCGGCGAACAATGGATGTCCAAAGTCGTCACCTTCCACAAGCTGAAGCTCACTAATAACATCTCTGACAAGCACGGATTT ACCATTTTAAACTCCATGCACAAGTACCAGCCGCGGTTCCACATCGTCCGAGCCAACGATATCCTCAAGCTTCCTTACAGCACGTTCAGGACCTACGTTTTCCCGGAGACTGAATTCATCGCAGTGACCGCATACCAGAATGATAAG ATCACGCAGTTAAAAATTGACAACAACCCCTTTGCCAAAGGTTTTCGGGACACCGGGaatggaagaagggaaaagag GAAGCAGCTGACCCTGCAGTCCATGCGGGTGTACGACGAGAGGCAGAAGAAGGAGAATCCCACCTCGGACGAGTCGTCCAATGAGCAGACGGCCTTCAAGTGCTTTgcccagtcctcctgtcctgcCGTGCCTGCCGTGGGCACCTCCAGCCTCAAAG ATCTCTGCCCCAGCGAGGGAGACAGCGATGCAGACAGCAAAGACGATCCCTTGCTAGAAGGAAACGAGTCGGGCAAAATCAGCACGACCACCGCCGCCACCCCAGCGCCGGCGAGTTCTGCTGCCACCGCGGGGGACGACCCCCGGGACAAGGGCGGCAGCCCCTCCAAAAGCCACTTCTTCCCCGGGGACTCGGCAGGGAGTCGGAGCCGAGAGAGGACTGAGAAAGCCCCTCCGGACTCCCGGCACAGCCCGGCTACCATCTCTTCCAGCACCCGGGGGGGAAGCCTGAGCGGCGAGGAACTGAAAAGCCCCGTCAGGGATGGCCCCAAAGTAGATGAGAACCGACTGCTGGGGAAAGAGCCCTTCACCCCCCTGACGGTCCAAACCGACAGCACGGCCCACCTGAGCCAGGGACACTTGCAGAACCTCGGCTTTCCCCCTGCCCTGGCCGGCCAGCAGTTCTTCAACCCGCTGGGGAACGGGCAcccgctgctgctgcacccCGGGCAGTTCGCCATGGGGGGAGCCTTCTCCGGCATGGCCGCGGGCATGGGGCCCCTCCTCGCCACCGTCTCCGGGGCGTCCGCCGGGGTCTCGGGACTGGACAACACGGTCATGGCCACGGCGGCGGCCCAGGGACTCTCGGGAGCATCGGCGGCTGCTTTGCCTTTCCATCTGCAGCAGCACGTCCTGGCTTCACAG GGCCTGGCCATGTCTCCCTTCGGCAGCCTTTTCCCCTACCCCTACACCTacatggcggcggcggccgccgcctccAGCGCCGCTTCCAGCTCGGTGCACCGGCACCCGTTCCTGAGCGCCGTGCGGCCGCGGCTCCGCTACAGCCCCTACCCGCTGCCCGTGCCCCTGTCGGACGGCAGCAGCCTCCTCACCACCGCCCTGCCCGGCCTGGCCGCCGGCTCCGGCGAGGGCAAGGCGGGCGGGCTGAGCGCCAGCCCCGGCTCCGTGCCCCTGGACTCCGCCTCGGACCTCACCAGCCGCTCCTCCACCCTCTCGTCCGgctccgtgtccctgtcccccaagCTGGGCGCGGACAAGGAGGCGGCCACCAGCGAACTGCAAAACATCCAGCGCCTGGTCAGTGGGCTCGACCCCAAGCAGGACAGATCCCGCAGCGGCTCCCCGTAA
- the TBX3 gene encoding T-box transcription factor TBX3 isoform X2 — MRDQRAPNGPLLFRNGRERRMFPPFKVRCTGLDKKAKYILLMDIVAADDCRYKFHNSRWMVAGKADPEMPKRMYIHPDSPATGEQWMSKVVTFHKLKLTNNISDKHGFTILNSMHKYQPRFHIVRANDILKLPYSTFRTYVFPETEFIAVTAYQNDKITQLKIDNNPFAKGFRDTGNGRREKRKQLTLQSMRVYDERQKKENPTSDESSNEQTAFKCFAQSSCPAVPAVGTSSLKDLCPSEGDSDADSKDDPLLEGNESGKISTTTAATPAPASSAATAGDDPRDKGGSPSKSHFFPGDSAGSRSRERTEKAPPDSRHSPATISSSTRGGSLSGEELKSPVRDGPKVDENRLLGKEPFTPLTVQTDSTAHLSQGHLQNLGFPPALAGQQFFNPLGNGHPLLLHPGQFAMGGAFSGMAAGMGPLLATVSGASAGVSGLDNTVMATAAAQGLSGASAAALPFHLQQHVLASQGLAMSPFGSLFPYPYTYMAAAAAASSAASSSVHRHPFLSAVRPRLRYSPYPLPVPLSDGSSLLTTALPGLAAGSGEGKAGGLSASPGSVPLDSASDLTSRSSTLSSGSVSLSPKLGADKEAATSELQNIQRLVSGLDPKQDRSRSGSP; from the exons ATGAGAGATCAGAGAGCCCCAAATGGGCCTTTGCTGTTTAGGAATGGCAGAGAGAG GAGAATGTTTCCTCCATTTAAAGTGAGATGCACTGGACTGGATAAAAAGGCCAAGTACATTTTATTGATGGATATTGTGGCGGCTGATGATTGTAGGTACAAATTCCATAATTCCCGGTGGATGGTAGCCGGCAAGGCTGACCCTGAAATGCCAAAGAGAATGTACATCCACCCGGACAGCCCGGCCACCGGCGAACAATGGATGTCCAAAGTCGTCACCTTCCACAAGCTGAAGCTCACTAATAACATCTCTGACAAGCACGGATTT ACCATTTTAAACTCCATGCACAAGTACCAGCCGCGGTTCCACATCGTCCGAGCCAACGATATCCTCAAGCTTCCTTACAGCACGTTCAGGACCTACGTTTTCCCGGAGACTGAATTCATCGCAGTGACCGCATACCAGAATGATAAG ATCACGCAGTTAAAAATTGACAACAACCCCTTTGCCAAAGGTTTTCGGGACACCGGGaatggaagaagggaaaagag GAAGCAGCTGACCCTGCAGTCCATGCGGGTGTACGACGAGAGGCAGAAGAAGGAGAATCCCACCTCGGACGAGTCGTCCAATGAGCAGACGGCCTTCAAGTGCTTTgcccagtcctcctgtcctgcCGTGCCTGCCGTGGGCACCTCCAGCCTCAAAG ATCTCTGCCCCAGCGAGGGAGACAGCGATGCAGACAGCAAAGACGATCCCTTGCTAGAAGGAAACGAGTCGGGCAAAATCAGCACGACCACCGCCGCCACCCCAGCGCCGGCGAGTTCTGCTGCCACCGCGGGGGACGACCCCCGGGACAAGGGCGGCAGCCCCTCCAAAAGCCACTTCTTCCCCGGGGACTCGGCAGGGAGTCGGAGCCGAGAGAGGACTGAGAAAGCCCCTCCGGACTCCCGGCACAGCCCGGCTACCATCTCTTCCAGCACCCGGGGGGGAAGCCTGAGCGGCGAGGAACTGAAAAGCCCCGTCAGGGATGGCCCCAAAGTAGATGAGAACCGACTGCTGGGGAAAGAGCCCTTCACCCCCCTGACGGTCCAAACCGACAGCACGGCCCACCTGAGCCAGGGACACTTGCAGAACCTCGGCTTTCCCCCTGCCCTGGCCGGCCAGCAGTTCTTCAACCCGCTGGGGAACGGGCAcccgctgctgctgcacccCGGGCAGTTCGCCATGGGGGGAGCCTTCTCCGGCATGGCCGCGGGCATGGGGCCCCTCCTCGCCACCGTCTCCGGGGCGTCCGCCGGGGTCTCGGGACTGGACAACACGGTCATGGCCACGGCGGCGGCCCAGGGACTCTCGGGAGCATCGGCGGCTGCTTTGCCTTTCCATCTGCAGCAGCACGTCCTGGCTTCACAG GGCCTGGCCATGTCTCCCTTCGGCAGCCTTTTCCCCTACCCCTACACCTacatggcggcggcggccgccgcctccAGCGCCGCTTCCAGCTCGGTGCACCGGCACCCGTTCCTGAGCGCCGTGCGGCCGCGGCTCCGCTACAGCCCCTACCCGCTGCCCGTGCCCCTGTCGGACGGCAGCAGCCTCCTCACCACCGCCCTGCCCGGCCTGGCCGCCGGCTCCGGCGAGGGCAAGGCGGGCGGGCTGAGCGCCAGCCCCGGCTCCGTGCCCCTGGACTCCGCCTCGGACCTCACCAGCCGCTCCTCCACCCTCTCGTCCGgctccgtgtccctgtcccccaagCTGGGCGCGGACAAGGAGGCGGCCACCAGCGAACTGCAAAACATCCAGCGCCTGGTCAGTGGGCTCGACCCCAAGCAGGACAGATCCCGCAGCGGCTCCCCGTAA